A stretch of Acidovorax sp. RAC01 DNA encodes these proteins:
- a CDS encoding helix-turn-helix domain-containing protein: MTQWDFAQLVGMSQSAINHFKRERSPMGRNSCLRIERALGLAEGAMDKEGGVSPLTDAQRGGLPDSPRAPRAPDRAPPQDAPESYSLSVVASNPMHYAVIDAFVKLVQSGRLSDERCSQMLAQFTVMRSNGARPRSDEMDSLLARLAVNEFKVVYAGDGGREQAVERLENEFGPAVAASFQRHLADVRSLPTAARDDMPHPGK, encoded by the coding sequence ATGACCCAATGGGATTTCGCTCAGTTGGTTGGCATGTCGCAGAGCGCAATCAACCACTTCAAACGCGAGAGGTCTCCTATGGGTCGCAATAGCTGTTTACGCATCGAAAGGGCTCTTGGGCTTGCAGAAGGGGCCATGGACAAGGAGGGCGGGGTGTCGCCATTGACAGACGCCCAGCGGGGCGGGCTTCCAGACAGCCCCAGAGCCCCCCGCGCGCCAGATCGAGCACCGCCCCAGGATGCCCCAGAGAGCTACAGCCTGAGTGTGGTGGCGTCGAACCCGATGCATTACGCGGTGATTGACGCCTTCGTGAAGCTTGTTCAGTCGGGGCGCTTGAGCGATGAACGCTGCAGCCAAATGTTGGCGCAGTTCACGGTCATGCGCAGCAACGGGGCTCGGCCGCGCAGTGACGAGATGGACTCTCTGCTCGCGCGTTTGGCCGTCAATGAGTTCAAGGTGGTCTATGCCGGCGACGGTGGCCGCGAACAGGCAGTAGAGCGGCTGGAGAACGAATTCGGCCCCGCCGTTGCGGCTTCGTTCCAGCGCCACCTCGCGGACGTGCGCTCTTTGCCGACCGCCGCACGGGATGACATGCCCCATCCGGGCAAGTGA